AGAAGTCGTTGTTGGCAGATTTAAAGAGTATTGTGACTATATGGGTGTTACCTTCGATCCCGAAGAACTGAACGATGAATACCTTACCAGGCTTTCTGGGAAAGCCTACTTTCTTCCCGGTGCGAAAGAGTTTCTAATAACCATGAGGCGCCAAGGAAAACGAATGGCAATAATAACAAATGGCGTATACCGTGTTCAGCACAACAGATTCCTTTCGGCCGGCTTGCACGAATTCTTTGAGTTTTCTCTTTCTTCAGAAGAGGCTGGCGCCGCAAAGCCCGATGCAGAAATTTTTATTGAAGCCTTGAGGATGGCAGGTGTCAAGAGTGACGAGGTCGTCTACATTGGAGACAGCTTGGAGTCAGACTACAAAGGCTCACTGAATGCCGGTATCGACTTCATATGGTATGGACCTCATACCAGAAGGAACAAAGGTCCGGTAAATATCGCAAAAAACTACGATGAGCTATTGAAATTGCTTGTCTAGATTGCGTACTGACGGACTCGATGTCACCCGTTGGTCGCCAACAACCTTCCCTTCTCCGAGAGGACAACTGGGGTGGTTAGCAGGTAGGAGTTGGAAAGAGCAAAAGAAACTCGTTGACCGTTGAGCGGTTCTCCGTTCTCCGAAAAGAACAGTTGCAAGTTCCAAGATGCAAGTTGTGAGTTGTAAGAAAGGCCGGGGTAGGAGGTCGGGGGTTGCAGGTTCGTAAGAGCAAAAGAAACTGGTTGACCGTTGAACGGTTCTCCGTTCTCCGAATAAAAAACTTGTTCTTCGTTCCGACGCTCCGCGTCCAGGTTCTTCGTTCTTGGGCAAGCCCATGATTAGAGAGAGTTTAGACTCAACCAGTCATGAAAAAACAGCACTCATCGGAAACTCTCTTCTGGTTCTTGGCTTTCATAACTGACAATTTGCAACTGATCTCCACAGCTTAAAGCAGCTTCTAGATGCGAGATCCCGTGCAGACCCCCTGAACAGGAGCGCTTCAGGGCAGGCGCTACGCGATGACAATTTAAGATGACTGTGCAGTTCTCTTGTAGGGGCGAACGGCCGTTCGCCCGAAAAAGGTCCTGGTTGGAATTTCTGCCTTTTACGCGAAAAATGGGACAGACATGAGGAGAATTGTCAGTCCCTATTTTCGCTCTCATCTTCTCGTGAGCGAAGCGAACGTCTCCGACGTGCTCTTTCTCGGTTTTTACAGCGACCAGCGGGGTTTCGTTCTTAAGCGTTCAGCGGCTCCTAGCCCGCGAAGCGGAACTGGCCACCGAACGTGACTGGCCTCTGACGGAGGCAGAGACTGGCCTGCGCAGCAGACTGGCATGTTTTTTTGCAGCCTTGCGACCGCCGACGTTCCTCGGCGCATTGCCTCTTATGTTTTATAGTAGAATCACTTCTGCTCTTAAGTTCGGAGGACGGGGAACCGTTGACGGTGGACCTGATAAGGCCTCCTGCCGCAGGCAGCATTGCGTCCAATATGTTCTTTGTCATCATTTCTTCCGCCAATGCTTCTCAGCGCATCACTTCCCCGCACGCTTCTCCGGGCATCGCTTCCTGGGATGCACTTCCCAGCATCACTACTCCAAAGTTTCTCACCCGAACCTGTGTTTCCCCACGAACCAAAACCCGAATATTTGAGAGTAAAGTTGCCATCTCTGTTAAACTGACATTCACACATGAAGACAATCTGAGGCAGCGGCGGACAATTATATGTTAAAATCCGTGTAGATCATTTTGCTAAGTTGCGCTTTGGTGGTGAGATATGTGGATTCAAGCTCGCTTGTGAGGTTTGTTGGTTTTGGTCTATCGCTTCTTATGCTTTTCTTCTCATTCAAATCATACAAAAGAAAACGGCTTATTGATGACATGCCGACATCAAAGGCTCATGGTACTTTCATAGGTTTGGTTGAACTCTCTGGAAAAGTCGAATGTGCGAATCCCCTTACGAGTTTTCTAACTGAATCTCTCTGTGTCTATTACTCGTGGAGTATTTCTGAACACTGGAGCAGGATAACTACGGAGACTTACACTGATTCACAGGGAAGAACAAAGACCAGAACAAAAACAGAAAGCGGATGGAAAACCGTGGCTTCCGGTGAATCCATGTGCCCTTTTGATCTTCGAGACGAAACTGGGGCAATTCAAATAAGGCCTGAAAAGGCGAAGATTGAAGGCGAGAGAGTAATGAGCCTGCAATGCAGGCCATCTGACCCTCTGTA
The Mesotoga sp. BH458_6_3_2_1 DNA segment above includes these coding regions:
- a CDS encoding YjjG family noncanonical pyrimidine nucleotidase, whose protein sequence is MILSSRYRMYFFDLDHTILDFERSEVESLLELFKLRDIYLSDEQIDSYKNINTKWWGFLEQGKNTKEEVVVGRFKEYCDYMGVTFDPEELNDEYLTRLSGKAYFLPGAKEFLITMRRQGKRMAIITNGVYRVQHNRFLSAGLHEFFEFSLSSEEAGAAKPDAEIFIEALRMAGVKSDEVVYIGDSLESDYKGSLNAGIDFIWYGPHTRRNKGPVNIAKNYDELLKLLV